The Mus caroli chromosome 1, CAROLI_EIJ_v1.1, whole genome shotgun sequence genome has a window encoding:
- the Myog gene encoding myogenin — MAPSSWREGLRELGGQWQEQAFSDLMELYETSPYFYQEPHFYDGENYLPVHLQGFEPPGYERTELSLSPEARGPLEEKGLGTPEHCPGQCLPWACKVCKRKSVSVDRRRAATLREKRRLKKVNEAFEALKRSTLLNPNQRLPKVEILRSAIQYIERLQALLSSLNQEERDLRYRGGGGPQPMVPSECNSHSASCSPEWGNALEFGPNPGDHLLAADPTDAHNLHSLTSIVDSITVEDMSVAFPDETMPN; from the exons ATGGCACCCAGCAGTTGGCGTGAGGGGCTGCGGGAGCTTGGGGGCCAGTGGCAGGAACAAGCCTTTTCCGACCTGATGGAGCTGTATGAGACATCCCCCTATTTCTACCAGGAGCCCCACTTCTATGATGGGGAAAACTACCTTCCTGTCCACCTTCAGGGCTTCGAGCCCCCGGGCTATGAGCGGACTGAGCTCAGCTTAAGCCCGGAAGCCCGAGGACCCCTGGAAGAAAAGGGACTGGGGACCCCTGAGCATTGTCCAGGCCAGTGCCTGCCGTGGGCATGTAAGGTGTGTAAGAGGAAGTCTGTGTCGGTGGACCGGAGGAGGGCAGCCACACTGAGGGAGAAGCGCAGGCTCAAGAAAGTGAATGAGGCCTTCGAGGCCCTGAAGAGGAGCACCCTGCTCAACCCCAACCAGCGGCTGCCTAAAGTGGAGATCCTGCGCAGCGCCATCCAGTACATTGAGCGCCTACAGGCCTTGCTCAGCTCCCTCAACCAGGAGGAGCGTGATCTCCGCTACCGAGGAGGGGGCGGGCCCCAGCCCATG GTGCCCAGCGAATGCAACTCCCACAGCGCCTCCTGCAGTCCGGAGTGGGGCAATGCACTGGAGTTCGGTCCCAACCCAGGAG ATCATTTGCTCGCAGCTGACCCTACAGATGCCCACAATCTGCACTCCCTTACATCCATCGTGGACAGCATCACAGTGGAGGATATGTCTGTTGCCTTCCCAGACGAAACCATGCCCAACTGA